In Corylus avellana chromosome ca2, CavTom2PMs-1.0, the following proteins share a genomic window:
- the LOC132171429 gene encoding glutaredoxin-C9-like encodes MPCHHSVGDVQVCVTAVDVRVLSPPLFPALTLQPPYTQKHYKFITNPPLPSPFLNGNAEKTSLSLSLNLNLSVNLCTMYQAIPYSYRTYPPSSTGLSAREPRDREASDAANVGKMVSENAVIVFGRRGCCMCHVVRRLLQGLGVNPTVAEVDEKDEAAVTKELSRMVGVEEGHLDDGRLQFPAVFVGGKLFGGLERVMATHISGELVPILKEAGALWL; translated from the coding sequence ATGCCATGTCACCACAGTGTAGGTGACGTACAAGTGTGCGTAACTGCCGTTGACGTTAGAGTACTCTCTCCTCCTTTATTTCCAGCCCTCACACTACAACCGCCCTACACACAAAAACATTATAAGTTTATAACCAATCCCCCTCTCCCTTCACCCTTTCTCAACGGAAACGCAGaaaaaacctctctctctctctctctcaatctcaatcTCTCTGTCAATCTTTGTACCATGTATCAAGCGATTCCTTACAGTTACAGAACATATCCTCCGAGCAGCACCGGGCTGTCGGCACGTGAGCCACGTGATAGGGAAGCCAGCGACGCAGCAAATGTAGGAAAAATGGTGTCCGAGAATGCGGTGATAGTGTTCGGGAGACGGGGGTGCTGCATGTGCCACGTGGTGCGCCGGTTGCTACAAGGCCTGGGGGTGAACCCCACCGTCGCCGAGGTCGATGAGAAGGACGAGGCTGCTGTGACAAAGGAGTTGTCGAGAATGGTTGGCGTCGAGGAAGGACATCTCGACGACGGTCGGTTGCAGTTCCCGGCGGTTTTCGTCGGCGGAAAGTTGTTCGGCGGGTTGGAGAGAGTCATGGCCACCCATATTTCCGGCGAATTGGTCCCCATCTTGAAGGAGGCAGGGGCTTTGTGGCTTTGA